A genomic stretch from Pirellulales bacterium includes:
- a CDS encoding WD40 repeat domain-containing protein, which translates to MTLKLFRRLPKMKTLQLAFAAAASGLLACNLAVADDAPAPTLRLQFRGTDLTLSGTAAPMQHRVFAIDNGHAAIVGADGKVEWEYPCHTDGHGSAVLGNGNVLLRIGTATIAEISPEKKIVWQYESKPQPGYKGHIEVHAFQRLPDGLTMIAEGGNSRIIEVDSSGKIVHEMPLVIKHPNPHVDTRMVHKLDNGHYLVCQGGDSKVCEYDGDGKVVWSYTLDLGGRPASPGHGVEGHGTEPYDALRLPSGNTLIAAGNGNRVIEVSPAGKIVWSVEQHELPGITLAWVTSLEVLPSGNLIFGNCHAGPANPQLIEVTRDKHVVWTMKNFKTFGNATATAQVLDVPGNVLR; encoded by the coding sequence GTGACGCTCAAACTGTTTCGACGTTTGCCGAAGATGAAAACGCTTCAACTCGCCTTTGCCGCAGCGGCGAGCGGCCTGCTCGCATGCAATCTTGCCGTCGCCGATGATGCACCGGCCCCCACGCTCCGCTTGCAATTTCGCGGCACGGATCTGACGCTTTCCGGCACCGCTGCTCCGATGCAGCACCGTGTTTTCGCAATCGACAACGGCCATGCGGCCATTGTCGGCGCCGACGGGAAAGTCGAATGGGAATATCCATGCCATACCGATGGCCACGGCAGCGCGGTGCTCGGCAATGGCAACGTGCTGCTCCGCATCGGCACGGCCACGATTGCCGAAATCTCGCCCGAAAAGAAAATCGTCTGGCAATATGAATCCAAGCCGCAGCCGGGCTACAAGGGGCACATCGAAGTGCACGCTTTCCAGCGCCTGCCCGACGGCCTCACCATGATCGCCGAAGGGGGCAATTCCCGGATCATCGAAGTCGATTCGAGCGGCAAGATCGTGCACGAGATGCCGCTGGTGATCAAGCATCCGAATCCGCACGTCGATACGCGCATGGTCCACAAGCTCGACAACGGACATTATCTCGTGTGCCAGGGGGGCGATAGCAAGGTGTGCGAATACGATGGCGATGGAAAAGTCGTGTGGAGTTATACGCTCGATCTCGGCGGCCGGCCGGCATCGCCCGGCCACGGCGTCGAGGGGCACGGCACGGAGCCGTATGACGCGCTGCGTCTGCCGAGCGGCAACACGCTCATCGCGGCCGGCAATGGCAATCGCGTGATCGAAGTGTCGCCGGCGGGCAAGATCGTATGGAGCGTCGAGCAACATGAATTGCCGGGCATTACGCTGGCCTGGGTCACATCGCTCGAAGTGCTGCCCAGCGGTAATCTGATTTTTGGGAATTGCCATGCCGGGCCCGCGAATCCGCAGTTGATCGAAGTGACCCGCGACAAGCACGTCGTGTGGACGATGAAGAATTTCAAGACCTTCGGCAACGCCACGGCGACGGCCCAAGTGCTCGACGTGCCTGGAAACGTACTCCGCTGA
- a CDS encoding Dabb family protein, whose translation MLRNRFVLILAFVSLVVFGSLAARPLSAAEPEGKAAPAEASSKDSMIAHMVFFTLKDSDNANRTKLIDAAKEYLGGHPGEVYFSVGTMANLKEPVSVSDFDVALHIVFANKAAHDEYLVSPRHLKFIAVAKPLDKSVRVFDSYLVPLHEESQGK comes from the coding sequence ATGTTGCGAAATCGTTTCGTTTTGATCCTGGCGTTTGTGAGCTTAGTTGTGTTCGGATCGTTGGCAGCCAGACCCCTTTCTGCTGCCGAGCCCGAGGGCAAAGCCGCCCCCGCGGAGGCCAGCTCGAAGGACTCCATGATCGCCCACATGGTTTTCTTCACGCTCAAAGACTCCGACAATGCCAATCGCACGAAGCTGATCGATGCGGCCAAAGAATATCTGGGCGGCCATCCGGGCGAGGTTTATTTCTCCGTCGGCACGATGGCCAACCTCAAAGAGCCGGTCAGCGTGAGCGATTTCGACGTCGCGCTGCACATCGTGTTTGCCAACAAAGCGGCCCACGACGAATACTTGGTGTCGCCGCGGCATCTTAAATTCATCGCCGTCGCCAAGCCGTTGGATAAATCGGTCCGCGTGTTCGACTCGTATCTCGTTCCGCTGCACGAAGAATCGCAAGGGAAATAG
- a CDS encoding segregation/condensation protein A yields MDFLVELDIFAGPLDLLLYLVRRHEVEIAEIPVAPITDQFLEYISVLEQLDVDAAGDFLEVASTLVEIKSRMLLPHGDEIEEPLEDPRRELVERLLEYKKFKDAATLLDERGRDWQQRFPRLASDLGGPGRQADEEPVREVELWDLVSALARVLREREKAKPSSIVYDDTPIHVYLARIQALLDERGAIAFTELVSSARHKSAIIGMFFAVLELVRHHGVRVEQNDPSAEIWILRPLEESPATLALAASP; encoded by the coding sequence ATGGATTTTCTGGTCGAACTCGACATTTTCGCGGGGCCGCTCGATTTGCTGCTCTATCTGGTGCGGCGCCACGAGGTCGAGATTGCCGAGATTCCGGTCGCGCCGATCACCGACCAGTTTCTCGAATACATCTCCGTCCTCGAGCAGCTCGATGTCGATGCGGCCGGCGATTTTCTGGAGGTGGCCAGCACGCTGGTGGAAATCAAATCGCGGATGCTGTTGCCGCATGGCGACGAAATCGAAGAGCCGCTGGAAGATCCGCGGCGCGAGCTGGTCGAACGGCTGCTGGAATACAAGAAATTCAAGGATGCGGCAACGCTTCTCGACGAACGCGGCCGAGATTGGCAGCAGCGCTTTCCCCGATTGGCGAGCGATCTGGGAGGGCCCGGCCGCCAGGCGGATGAAGAACCGGTCCGCGAAGTCGAGCTTTGGGATCTGGTCAGCGCTTTGGCGCGCGTGCTCCGCGAGCGGGAAAAGGCAAAGCCTTCAAGCATCGTCTACGACGACACGCCGATTCACGTTTATTTGGCGCGAATTCAAGCACTGCTCGACGAGCGCGGCGCGATCGCGTTTACCGAGCTTGTGTCGAGCGCGCGGCACAAATCGGCGATCATCGGGATGTTTTTCGCCGTGCTCGAGTTGGTGCGGCATCACGGAGTGCGCGTCGAGCAGAACGACCCGAGCGCCGAAATCTGGATCCTGCGCCCGCTGGAAGAATCGCCCGCGACGCTCGCTCTTGCCGCGAGCCCGTAG
- the glgB gene encoding 1,4-alpha-glucan branching protein GlgB codes for MPTNAPPTSALPAASPASSFSPADLFFFNEGTHVRLYEKLGAHPCSSPGGGTDFAVWAPNALRVSLVGDFNGWNPHAHPLSCLGNSGIWEGCVREAESGTRYKYHIASRYNGYEVDKADPFAFHGEIPSQTASVVWNLEYTWRDSEWMAGRGKRQSLDAPVSIYEMHFGSWLRPAAGEIVGPAAANQADNASAAAAEFYTYRSIAPRLGEYLVERGFTHVEFMPLMEHPFYGSWGYQTSGYFSPTSRYGSPQDFMYLIDFLHQRGIGVVLDWVPSHFTTDQHGLGYFDGSHLFEHADPRQGLHAEWGSYLFNYGRNEVRAFLLSNALFWFDKYHIDGLRVDAVASMLYLDYARKPGEWVPNRFGGRENLEAVQFLRSLNEQVYKHYPDAMTIAEESTAWPGVSRPLYVGGLGFGYKWDMGWMHDTLEYMRQDPVFRKFHHDQLTFRAVYAFSENFVLPLSHDEVVYGKGSLLAKMPGDAWQKFASLRLLLGYMFTQPGKKMLFMGGEFGQWREWNHDTQLDWDLLDRPEHSGLRRWVDDLNRVYRAEPALHRYDCDPRGFQWIDCRDSDQSTLSFLRKGDEREPEILVACNFTPVPRRNFRIGTPTTDYWQEILNSDASLYGGSGLGNFGGATTIPVASHGQPVSIGLTLPALSIVVFKAKKSATEPQST; via the coding sequence ATGCCAACCAACGCGCCGCCGACCAGTGCTCTGCCAGCCGCATCGCCCGCCAGTTCGTTCTCGCCGGCCGACTTGTTCTTCTTCAACGAGGGAACGCACGTTCGGCTGTATGAAAAGCTCGGGGCGCATCCGTGCAGTTCGCCGGGCGGGGGCACCGATTTCGCCGTTTGGGCGCCGAACGCCCTGCGTGTCTCCCTGGTCGGCGATTTCAACGGTTGGAACCCGCACGCTCATCCGCTGAGTTGCCTCGGCAATTCCGGCATCTGGGAAGGATGCGTTCGCGAGGCCGAATCGGGCACACGCTATAAATATCACATCGCCTCGCGCTACAACGGCTACGAAGTCGATAAAGCCGACCCGTTTGCATTCCACGGCGAAATTCCTTCGCAAACCGCGTCGGTCGTGTGGAATCTTGAATACACTTGGCGCGACTCCGAGTGGATGGCCGGCCGAGGCAAGCGGCAATCGTTGGACGCGCCGGTGTCGATCTATGAAATGCACTTCGGATCGTGGCTCCGCCCGGCCGCGGGCGAAATTGTCGGCCCGGCTGCCGCAAATCAGGCCGACAACGCGAGCGCCGCCGCGGCGGAATTCTACACCTACCGCAGCATCGCCCCGCGGCTCGGGGAATATCTCGTCGAGCGCGGCTTCACGCACGTCGAATTCATGCCCTTGATGGAACATCCGTTCTACGGCTCCTGGGGCTACCAGACGAGCGGCTATTTTTCTCCCACCAGCCGTTATGGCTCGCCGCAAGATTTCATGTACCTGATCGACTTCTTGCATCAACGCGGCATCGGCGTCGTGCTCGATTGGGTGCCGTCGCATTTCACCACCGATCAACACGGCCTGGGATATTTCGACGGATCGCATCTCTTCGAGCACGCCGATCCGCGCCAGGGCTTGCATGCCGAATGGGGCAGCTATTTGTTCAATTATGGCCGCAACGAAGTCCGTGCCTTCCTGCTCAGCAATGCCCTGTTCTGGTTCGACAAGTATCATATCGACGGCCTGCGCGTCGACGCCGTGGCTTCGATGCTCTATCTCGATTACGCCCGAAAGCCGGGAGAATGGGTGCCGAACCGCTTCGGCGGCCGCGAGAATCTCGAAGCCGTGCAGTTTCTCCGCTCGCTGAACGAACAGGTCTACAAGCATTATCCCGATGCGATGACGATCGCCGAGGAATCGACCGCCTGGCCGGGCGTGTCGCGGCCGCTCTACGTCGGCGGGCTCGGCTTCGGCTACAAGTGGGACATGGGCTGGATGCACGACACGCTGGAGTACATGCGGCAAGACCCGGTGTTCCGCAAATTCCATCACGATCAACTCACGTTTCGCGCGGTCTACGCGTTCAGCGAGAATTTCGTCCTGCCGCTTTCGCACGACGAGGTGGTGTACGGCAAGGGCTCGCTGCTGGCCAAGATGCCGGGCGACGCCTGGCAGAAATTCGCCAGCCTCCGCCTGCTGCTCGGCTACATGTTCACGCAGCCCGGCAAGAAGATGCTCTTCATGGGAGGCGAATTTGGCCAGTGGCGCGAATGGAATCACGACACGCAGCTCGATTGGGATCTGCTCGACCGGCCCGAGCATTCCGGCCTGCGGCGCTGGGTCGACGATTTGAACCGCGTCTACCGTGCCGAGCCGGCGCTCCATCGCTACGATTGCGATCCGCGCGGCTTCCAATGGATCGATTGCCGCGACAGCGATCAGAGCACGCTTTCGTTTCTGCGCAAAGGCGACGAGCGTGAGCCAGAGATTCTCGTGGCCTGCAATTTCACGCCCGTGCCGCGGCGCAATTTCCGCATCGGCACGCCCACGACCGACTACTGGCAAGAAATTCTCAATAGCGATGCATCGCTCTATGGCGGCAGCGGCCTGGGAAATTTCGGCGGCGCAACGACGATTCCCGTCGCCTCGCACGGGCAACCCGTCTCGATCGGCCTCACGCTGCCCGCGCTATCGATCGTTGTCTTCAAAGCGAAGAAATCCGCGACGGAGCCGCAGTCTACGTAG
- a CDS encoding Gfo/Idh/MocA family oxidoreductase: MKKIRFGVLSTAKIGVAKVIPAMQHGQQTEVVAIASRSADKARDVAARLGIPRYYGSYEALLLDPDVDAIYIPLPNDQHVPWSIRALEAGKHVLCEKPIGLSADEARRLREASRLHPRLKLMEAFMYRHHPQWRKAKELVDAGRIGTLRTISTLFSFFNDDPANIRHDPAMGGGGLMDLGCYAISLSRWILNAEPRRVIGWVQYDSRFQVDRLASAILDFGECSATFTCSMQMAAFQQVEIFGTEGRIELAEVPFNAPNDRPCALNLQHGEHASRIEFDPCDQYAIQGDLFAQSILDDRPVPTPIDDAVRNMEVLEAIVASGQSHQWIEFGKR, translated from the coding sequence ATGAAAAAAATCCGCTTCGGCGTTTTGAGTACGGCCAAGATTGGCGTGGCGAAAGTGATTCCCGCCATGCAGCACGGGCAACAGACCGAAGTCGTCGCCATCGCTTCGCGCTCGGCCGACAAAGCCCGCGACGTTGCCGCTCGGCTCGGCATCCCGCGCTATTACGGTTCCTACGAAGCCCTGCTGCTCGATCCGGACGTCGATGCCATTTATATTCCGCTCCCCAACGATCAGCACGTTCCGTGGTCGATCCGCGCGCTCGAGGCGGGCAAGCACGTGCTGTGCGAAAAGCCGATCGGCCTCTCGGCCGACGAGGCCCGGCGATTGCGCGAGGCGAGCCGGCTTCATCCGCGATTGAAGCTGATGGAGGCGTTCATGTATCGCCATCATCCGCAATGGCGCAAGGCGAAGGAATTGGTCGACGCCGGCCGAATCGGCACGCTGCGAACGATCAGCACGCTGTTTTCATTTTTCAACGACGATCCGGCCAATATCCGCCACGATCCGGCCATGGGGGGCGGTGGACTGATGGATCTCGGCTGCTACGCGATTTCCCTCTCTCGCTGGATTTTGAACGCCGAGCCGCGGCGCGTGATCGGTTGGGTGCAATACGATTCGCGATTTCAAGTGGATCGGCTGGCGTCGGCTATTTTGGATTTCGGCGAGTGCTCGGCAACATTCACTTGCTCGATGCAAATGGCGGCGTTTCAGCAGGTCGAGATTTTCGGAACCGAAGGGCGGATTGAGCTTGCCGAGGTGCCGTTCAACGCTCCGAACGATCGGCCGTGTGCGTTGAATCTACAGCACGGCGAGCACGCGTCGCGGATCGAATTCGACCCGTGCGATCAATACGCGATCCAAGGCGATCTGTTCGCGCAATCGATTCTCGACGACCGCCCGGTGCCGACGCCGATCGACGATGCGGTGCGCAACATGGAGGTGCTGGAAGCGATCGTCGCCTCCGGCCAATCGCACCAATGGATCGAATTTGGCAAGCGATGA
- a CDS encoding DUF1501 domain-containing protein: MTQQIDNSAHHGGGFCGRTRREFLWEAGAKFTGLALTAMLADSGFFPGQSLAAVSGNPLAPKPPMMPAKAKSVIFLFMYGGPSHVDTFDYKPKLYPLDGKIVPIKTFGRGGKKNEGRVVGPKWKFKQYGQSGKWVSDLFPNLATCVDDIAFIHSMTADSPIHGSAMLQMNTGKILSGSPCLGSWTNYGLGSVNENLPGFVVMLDPTGGPISGAKNWSSGYMPATYQGTLLRSAGEPILDLRPPEGISDPMQRDLLDSLQEFNASHEAARSDNSNLAARIASYELAYAMQRYAPEAVDISQESAATKELYGLTEPRTQEFGRRCLLARRLVERGVRFVQLYAGGAHNDQNWDAHGDLVKNHTFHAGRTDRPIAGLIKDLKQRGLLDETLIIWGGEFGRQPTAEYAKGTGRDHNAYGFTMWMAGGGIKGGTSVGQTDDFGSAAVADRFQVKHLHATALTQMGLDPNHLTYFYGGLKQKLVGVQGAEPIRQIIA, translated from the coding sequence ATGACTCAACAAATCGACAACTCGGCCCACCACGGCGGCGGATTCTGCGGTCGCACGCGGCGCGAATTCCTTTGGGAGGCCGGCGCAAAATTCACCGGCCTTGCCCTGACCGCCATGCTCGCGGATAGCGGCTTCTTCCCAGGCCAATCGCTCGCTGCCGTGTCGGGAAATCCGCTCGCCCCGAAGCCGCCGATGATGCCGGCCAAGGCCAAGAGCGTGATCTTCTTGTTCATGTACGGCGGCCCAAGCCACGTCGACACGTTCGACTACAAGCCGAAGCTCTATCCGCTCGACGGCAAAATCGTGCCCATCAAAACATTCGGCCGCGGCGGCAAGAAAAACGAAGGACGCGTCGTCGGACCGAAATGGAAGTTCAAGCAATACGGCCAGTCGGGCAAGTGGGTCAGCGATCTGTTTCCCAATTTGGCTACCTGCGTCGACGACATTGCGTTCATCCATTCGATGACCGCCGATTCGCCGATCCATGGCTCGGCGATGCTGCAAATGAACACCGGCAAAATTCTTTCCGGCAGCCCGTGCCTCGGCTCGTGGACCAACTACGGGCTGGGCAGCGTCAACGAAAATCTGCCCGGCTTCGTGGTGATGCTCGATCCAACCGGCGGCCCGATCAGCGGCGCGAAGAATTGGTCGAGCGGCTACATGCCCGCCACGTATCAGGGCACGCTGCTGCGTTCGGCCGGCGAGCCGATTCTTGATCTTCGCCCGCCCGAAGGAATCTCGGATCCGATGCAGCGCGACCTGCTCGATTCGCTGCAAGAGTTCAACGCGTCGCATGAAGCTGCGCGGAGCGACAACAGCAATTTGGCGGCGCGCATCGCCAGTTATGAGCTGGCCTACGCGATGCAGCGTTATGCTCCCGAGGCTGTCGATATTTCGCAGGAAAGCGCGGCGACCAAAGAGCTCTACGGCTTGACCGAGCCGCGCACGCAGGAATTCGGCCGCCGCTGCTTGTTGGCTCGCCGGCTGGTCGAGCGCGGCGTGCGGTTCGTGCAGCTTTATGCCGGCGGGGCTCACAACGACCAGAACTGGGATGCCCACGGCGATCTGGTGAAGAACCACACGTTCCACGCCGGGCGCACCGATCGGCCGATCGCCGGGCTCATCAAGGATTTGAAGCAGCGCGGCCTGCTCGACGAAACGCTGATCATTTGGGGGGGCGAATTCGGCCGCCAGCCGACCGCCGAATACGCCAAGGGAACCGGCCGCGATCACAACGCCTATGGCTTCACGATGTGGATGGCCGGCGGTGGCATCAAGGGGGGCACGAGCGTCGGCCAGACCGACGATTTCGGCTCCGCCGCCGTGGCCGATCGGTTCCAGGTGAAGCATCTGCACGCCACGGCGCTGACGCAAATGGGCCTCGATCCGAACCACCTCACCTACTTTTACGGCGGCCTGAAACAAAAGCTCGTCGGTGTGCAGGGCGCCGAACCGATCCGGCAGATTATCGCGTAG